One Deltaproteobacteria bacterium genomic window, AGATTCATCCCTCCCAGGCTATAAAGCATTCCCCCCAAGAAGGGCCCGACAGCAAACCCGACCATCTCAACACCGGAAAGTAGGCCGATGGTTTCCCCCCTTCTTTCCACCGGCGATTGATCGACGACATAGGCCGATAGGGCAGGCCAGATCATTCCGGCGCCTACCCCATGGAGAAGGCGAACCAAAAAAACCTGGGAGAGGCTATCGGCCAAGATGTAAAGCAAGGCTACCAGCCCATAGCAGGCCATCCCGCCGACCATGAAAGGTTTCCGCCCCAAGCGATCGGAGAGGCCCCCAAAAAAGGGCTGGACCAGGAATTGGCTGATGGTAAACCCTGAGACAATTAGCCCGAGTTGAAAATTGCTGGCCCCTTTTTCCGAGACATAAATGGGAAAGAGGGGGATAATGAAACCCAGCCCCATTACGGCAATGGTTCCGGCCATGGCGACCAGGATTAATTCTTTCTGGAATAGGCGATTCATAGTGAAAAAGCTTGATTTTTTTTATTTAATGATTAAAATATTTTTCGATCGGTGTTGCTTTTTGGAGACTAAGATGATGAGCCATGCAAAAACAACACGAGCCCGCTAAGAAGATATTTTCAACTTATCACAAGAGACAGATAAAGGTCAACTGAACGGTGGACATTCACAAAGGGCATATGCCATCCTTGATCTTGGTCGGGACCGTTCACCGCGATCCCAAGGGCTATGCCAGATTATTCCGTCTCCTGGAAAGAGAAAGCCCGGCCCTTGTTACCGTGGAAATCAGTCCTTACTCCCGAACCTTTCGGGTTCAGCAATCATCTTTGATTCGGAATACTTTACGCGAAAATCTGCGAAGGATCCAAAAAGAAGAAGGACGGCCGCTGAGCACAATTCTTGCTCACAGTTTGATCATGGGAGTTTTTTTTCTCCTGAAAGAACCCTTTGAATGGCGGGCGGCAAAGTCGTATGCCGCCCAATATGGGGTTCTTCTCCAAGATATTGATCTCTCCCCCTTTGCGCAAGATAATCTTGCCCATCTTTCTGAGCTTATTGCGCTCAAGAACTTACGAACTTTACTGCATCTTAACTCCCCTTCTTTTGCGGATCTGGTGCAATCTCAATATTCGCGGGCAGGTTTTCTTTTTCATCATCCTCCTTCTACCCGGCTTACCTCCAAAGCGTTTCAGGAACGGGAAGTTTATATGGCTGAGAAAATCCGTAAACTCGCCCAAGGAATCAACGGGGGAAAAATATTGCACGTGGGTGGTTGGGAACATCTGATTGATTCTCCAGGGGGAAACTCACTCTTTGGACTTCTTAAAGATATGCAGCCTCAAAGAGTCCTGTTATCAGCCCTTGAAAATTGAGAGGAGATAGTCGGATAACACGGGAAAACTCAAAGAAAAAAATTTAAAATAAAAACGGTTTAAGGCGGGGCGGAATCTTATCCACAGAATCTGTGGATAAGATGTGGAAAACTTAAGGTATGGAATCTAAAATGCGGTTAAATCTATTGCTTTTTTAATAACTGCCTAATTTTTAATCAATAAAAATAGTAATAATATTAAATAGTTATTTCAAGATAGGCTATGGATTTGAATTTCGAAGGATCAGGAGCAGAAAAATCCACAATTATCAACAGTCTTCGGGGAGCTATTCGCGAAAAACCAAGAATGCAGCCCATCTCCGGCTGCCCTCACTTGAAGAATTCGGTCTGGTTTCTTTCTTGGACCCGACAGTATATAGCCGAAATATTGAAAGGAGGTTTCATCATGCCGAAGTATGAGTTTCTGTGCCAGAAATGCAACAAAAAATACTCTTTAGCGATGACCTTAAAGGATCGGGAAGAAGGTAAATTTAAATGCCCGAAATGCGGAAGCCGCAAAAATCAACCGCTTTTTGGCAATTTTTACACCAAAACTTCTAAAAAAAGTTAGGCCCATCTAAAAAGAAGGCATCATCTGAAAGGAGGGCTCAAATTTACAATCATTTTCCGTCTCCGATGAAAGAGAGGCGATGGGAGGAGAGGATTGTCTTTTCCCTTTTCTTCTTATTCACCTTCTCTTTTTTGATCCCGGCCGCCTGCAAGCACGCTCCGGAGGCATTGCCGAAACCCGAAGGAACTTCCTACGTCTTTGAGGCCGATGACAAAATAATTTTTAAAGCGCTTTCCCAGGTTCTCAAGGATCGGGGTTTTGGAGAACCTCGAGTTGAGGTCGATAAAGGTCGTTTAGAAACCGACTATATGGTCCAGGAGGACTGGAGAACCAAGGTGGTTGCTACGATTAAAAAAGTCAGCCGGAGGGAAAGAGAAGTCACTCTTTCGGTCATCACCGAGCAGAAAGACTCCAGCCCCTCTGGCTGGAAACCCAAGAAGCTTATGGGCAAAGAACAGTACGAGACGTTCTTCGGTGAAATAGAGATGCAGATCTACCGGGAGTGGTATAAGGGGGAATAAGAATCTTTTTTTGTCCTGAACGAGGTTTTACCTGACAGACAATGTCAGTAGTCGTATACCCTCTCTTCCTCATCCCTACCTCCCTATACTAAAATCCAGCCCTAATTCTAACTCACCATAGGGTCCAATTTTTTGGAGGGCAGGTCACGGGTGCAACCCTTTTTCTTTTCGGTTGACAATTCAAAATTGCGTTAGTATCCTTTTCCCACGGTTTTGCTCAAGCTTTCTCCCGCCAAAAAAGAGCGTATGTTTTCGCCTTTGGGCCGTTTCATTATAAGGAATGTTTCAAAACATACCCCCCAGACCGGAATTGAATACTCAAAAAGGATTGGGGGAGAAGGGTGCAAAGATGAAAATTGAGGAAGTATCATTCGAAATTTTGGGAGCATCCGTGCGACTGGGAGTCGGCGCGGTAAAGGATGTAGGCCCATGCTTGAAGTCGGCGGGGGCGAAGAAGGTCTTTATCGCCACGGATCAAGGAGTGGTAAAAGCAGGCCTACTTGATTTACCGAAAAGATCGCTCGCAGAAGTGGGAATCTCCTATGAAATTTTTGATAGGATCGAGCCCAATCCATCAGACCGGACGGTCATGGAAGGAGCGCAACTT contains:
- a CDS encoding zinc ribbon domain-containing protein — encoded protein: MPKYEFLCQKCNKKYSLAMTLKDREEGKFKCPKCGSRKNQPLFGNFYTKTSKKS